Within the Solenopsis invicta isolate M01_SB chromosome 11, UNIL_Sinv_3.0, whole genome shotgun sequence genome, the region CGATACAGGCAGGAGCTCCAGGGTCTCGGTATAAAGATGGACGATGAATGCTACGACAGTTCGGTATATTCATGCACTCCTACTCATTACCCGACCGAGTTCTCGTCCGCGGTGTCCTATCACGAGCAGCAGCCGCAACAGCAGCACCCTCACCATCACCCGCAGCATCATCAGCCGCAGCAGGCTCCGCATCATCATCAAAGTTACTTCCCCACGGAATCGGCACCCACCTCGACAACGGCAGTTATACCGCCCTCCAATCATCATCGGCAGGACCCATCCTATGGGGTGGCTGTCACTATGCCCATGGTTTACGGGGCACCATCAGCCATTGCAAACGTCGCCACTCCCGTAGTTCCTACTGATCTCTGTCCCAATGTTGACGCCAGCGTCGTCATTGGTACTCGGCCGCGAAGAGCGTCATTGCCCACCCAAAGATCAGAATCGGCAAGGTAAGatcttttatgaaataaatagaattaataatttcaagtcTCATTGTTCctcgaattaaattaacaacGTTTTAATGTGATGGAAACAAGAAAGAATAACATGTTTACTCTTTGTTCTAAATTCATTACTTCGTTCGTTTACAATTTCAATTGCTAAGTCAAATCTCTTACGCAGTAAACGAAATTTtggttgaaaatttttaattctaaaataataaaacaaatcgtGCAATTTGTCTAAATGCGTGCGTGCGGCAGATCATTTTAATCTTGTTGTAAATCTTGGAAAATGAAAGACGCGAGTTCGGATTCTCCGCGTTTATAATCGCGACGCGTGTTTCGAGGACACGAGACGCGACAGTTTTGAGAGATTCCCTGTTCTGACTATCGACGGCTTATAGATCAATGCGCGTCCTGTGTCGTGTTAACAGTAGTGGGAGCACAGATTCCCCGAAGCCGCGTGGTGGCGGCGGTACCGCGAGTTCCGTCAGTTCGCCGTCACCCGGAAGCGGCACCAGTGGCGAACGCGCACCTCCGAGCCCGAGCCAGCTCTGCGCCGTGTGCGGCGACACCGCGGCCTGTCAGCATTACGGTGTGCGCACATGCGAGGGCTGCAAGGGCTTCTTCAAGAGGACCGTGCAGAAGGGCTCCAAGTATGTCTGTTTGGCCGAGAAGGCTTGCCCGGTAGACAAGCGCCGGCGAAACCGTTGCCAGTTCTGCCGATTTCAGAAGTGCCTGATGGTTGGCATGGTCAAGGAGGTAAGCAATATCGTCACTGCATCgcgtaaaatatttcaaaaaaattttcccgaatttattactattagtttatataaagaaattataggTATTTATACctttcaaaaaaacttttaaggatcAACTTGAATTTGCCAAAATTGTCTCTGAGGTTTAAATAAAcgatgaacattttttttttacattgaattaaattaaatgataaaagttatacaattattaaattctctGCTAAaggctattaaaaaaaaaaaaacgacaaaatattgtaaaataattacagatgtgaaaaaaagtgattgtcacttatgttattatttaattatcggACAGGTCGTTAGAACTGATTCTCTGAAAGGCCGTCGAGGTAGGCTGCCTTCAAAGCCCAAGTCACCGCAAGAATCCCCACCGAGTCCGCCGGTCTCTTTGATCACCGCTCTGGTTCGTGCCCATCTGGACACAACGCCGGACAAGGCAAGCCTCGATTACTCACAGTACCGACAACCTAGACCGGGCGATCCTCCGATGACCGAGGCTGAGAAGATTCAACAGTTCTATAATCTATTGACAACCTCCATCGATGTTATTCGAAACTTTGCCGATAAAATCCCCGGATTCACGGATCTAGTGCGGGAAGATCAGGTGAGATCACTTATCACAATacgaatgtaaataaaacaaaatttaagccaatttaAAAATACAGCGGGTGtgttttgaaaaaagttttgatcGCAGGATTTTTAACGCAAAAGTCCTAAGATTTCAACTTGTGAGAGCTCGTTgggttattttttttctcattttttttctgttttcttccATCTCATCGAGATACCTATATGCTTTTATTATATCACTGGTCATATATCGATTCTCAGGCGATATCCATTGGGAAACTAACAGTTATAGAGATCGATAGCTCATACATTTTCTAAAAGGTCAGTCTTGACGAGCTTTTGACGCGGCGAGTTACTTAGCTGACTAGCAGACTGCTCGGTAAAcgttaatttgttaatatgtCACTATGAGTAGGAGAGATTTTGCTCTCAAATTTATCACAGTATGTAAAggaaattatgcaattttattattcttctgtAAGAGAAAAGTGATCGAtatcgcgaataataaaataactttaaaaaatctttcaatcaGTAATTCAGTATACTTTGCTTCTGGCACATTAATAATTTCATGACGTAATCTGATTTCAGGAACTGCTCTTCCAATCGGCCAGTCTAGAACTATTCGTGCTAAGGCTGGCGTATCGCACGCATCCGGACGACACGAAGCTGGTTTTCTGCAACGGCGTTGTCCTCGCGCTGGAGCAATGTCAGCGCAGCTTTGGCGATTGGCTGCACAGCATTCTTGATTTTTGCAAAGCCCTCCACTTCTTGGAGGTCGATATCAGCGCCTTCGCCTGCCTGTGCGCTCTCACCCTGGTTACTGGTCAGTATtcgattatataaatttctttgatttcatGGCCGAATGAATTGTTACAATTGCGATGTCTatcgttataaatattaattactctGTGATCGCCAAAGTTGCCACATCGCGGTTTTGcttatcatttctttatatatgaCGACGTCTACAATCTTTCTTTATCTATTTTGCTGTAGCTGTGCTCTGGTTATACCGGCCGggttaaataattaatccatCGGATCGGTTAATTATTGATGTTCCGACGAAAGGAACGACGATGTTCCTCATTCTGCACGCGATCCCTGTGGCAACCAGACATGCAGGTGTGCGGTTTACAAGCGTGTCCAATCCGAATTTCCGTGTTTAGATAGCTACGTGTCGAAGGTCGAGTGACTGACTATTATTGgagtttaatttgatttatcaaTGTTTCTTAATGGCCAATGTTAGCGgcagtaattaattaaatttcgaaCTGTAATGCATCATCCGATATCCGGAATATCTCAATGCGTTCAAAATTCTACTATCTACATTCTTCACGTTTAATTTTCGAAAACAATATACAATGCAATACATAACGATAATTCAATATTAGAGTTGTCAATACTATTTACGGAATGCTGTTATTGTTTAATAGAATTTGGtggcaatttatggattccgATCACTTTATaactgttttgaaaaaaaaaaaaaaaatacagcaaTCTCATCCGAGCTGATCGCATGCTTTCAGAGAGGTACGGATTGAAGGAACCGCAGCGCATGGAACAGCTGCAGATGAAAATTGTTTCGTCCTTGCGCGATCACGTGACCTATAACGCCGAGGCGCAGAGGAAGTCGCAGTACCTGTCATACCTACTAGGGAAGATACCGGAGCTGAGGAGTCTCTCGGTCCAGGGCCTCCAGCGAATCTTCTACCTCAAGCTGGAGGACCTGGTGCCGGCGCCACCCCTGATCGAGACGATGTTTGTCGGTAGCCTGCCCTTCTAAAACCGAGTCGAGCAGTCTCGCCAGCACATAGAACAATTACTTTCTCAGACCCATGCGGTTGCGTTATCTAATTCGTTCTAATTGCATCCTTCTTAGTTTGTATTACACGTAGCTTTACTCTCTTCTTGCGTGTAACCTCGTGCGGTTCCGCGGATACGTTCGGTTCTCGACGACGCCCCGATGACATCTTCTCGCGCTGTGCGGAGGACATCCTGAAAGGGCTCGTCGAGCGAGAGAAGCGAGGAGAGCCGTTACTGATCGTACGAGCGAGCGCGGATGGAAACTGTCCGCGCGAACGCGAACGCTAAACTTAAGGGAAAGTTTGTTGTACGTACAAGTTGTATGAGCGAATGAATGAGCGCACATGTGTGAGTGTAAGCGGATGTATTCATCACGTGCGAACGTAAGTGTACAGAACGTCTTGATGTAGGTCTTTGCATGCGCGACGTGGCGGGTGGCGGGTGTCACACGTCGCCGTTATACTACTAATAGTAAGTGCACTACAACATAATTACTGCTGCTGAAGAACGGATCGGCGCGAGCCGACTGACGATGAGGCACGGGCGGATAAAGGAAGCGGGCGCGAGGCGGGCCGCGGCGATTTCGCTATTCTCCCTTCTAGCTGTAGTAGATTTCGTGCGGACTTGGGTGTGGACAGGAGAgatccctctttctctcttactcGCAGGAAGGCTCTCCGCGCGAATTTTTCTCACTTTTCTACCTAGTTTGTACGAGGCTCTCTGTGCTCGCGCTTGGCTCGCCTCGTCGCTCCGACGGCCCACGCGCGCGACCCGCCACTTCTTGGACACGTGTAATACCTTCGGCAAAATACCTTGCCCGTCGCGAGGGAATGCATTGGCGATTCGCAACATATCAGAGCAACGGCGGGAAGGGTGGATAAGACGCCCCGTCCGTTTTGACAGTAGACGTAGGATGTGACTGTCGGTCACGCTCTCAACGGTCGGACGATGCCGAGTGCAGACACATCGATTGCTCGCTCGAATGCATAATAAGAATCGATGCAAGTTaagtatattcttttatttatttgtttttttttgccgTTTTATACCATGGACGTATCTGTCCTGAGATGACACGCGCTTTGCGTTCTCGAGGCAAATATGATTGAACACAATGAAGAATATTGAATAAGAAACTTGTCAGTGGATACTAAGATATAGACGAAAAACTGTGAGTTTATGTGCATTTAAAAGCTGCAACGGGTTGCATTATGCGTCCCACGGGTATGctaatgaaaaatgaatttagGAGTGGCGCTACTATTTTATGAGTTAGATTGTAGGAAAGTTGATGACTTTTCGACTAGATACATTTCAATCGTGGTATTTTTATACacactttttacatattttaaatacatccagcttttaatattattaaaaattgaacaagTTTTTTAGCTACCGGAGTTATCGCAAACCGTAAATTTTCACCAGACATTTTTGCAAGTACTTTACAACTA harbors:
- the LOC105194704 gene encoding LOW QUALITY PROTEIN: nuclear receptor subfamily 4 group A member 2 (The sequence of the model RefSeq protein was modified relative to this genomic sequence to represent the inferred CDS: inserted 1 base in 1 codon) yields the protein MRTTVEDSTGSXEATGGVATHHHHQHQHRGIPDVRHLGVEQHERSAAVPIHLTTATPYHQLTIAADTNNNHDHHRNLEHHAAQRHDHWNKWQLHSPNGDSDNSNGSQRAVTRSEVEQQQQQQLHRQRLQQRQATATVPVLACTNQSSITTTTTALTVASSMLLLQTQSPFGSFGEFLNSPYPDATDAGSLPEELDPFPELQLGNPQGVPPVDDSHQSVHHQPSQPPPPPPLPEDIQADSLSPTPLPSFQETYTVQRYRQELQGLGIKMDDECYDSSVYSCTPTHYPTEFSSAVSYHEQQPQQQHPHHHPQHHQPQQAPHHHQSYFPTESAPTSTTAVIPPSNHHRQDPSYGVAVTMPMVYGAPSAIANVATPVVPTDLCPNVDASVVIGTRPRRASLPTQRSESARSMRVLCRVNSSGSTDSPKPRGGGGTASSVSSPSPGSGTSGERAPPSPSQLCAVCGDTAACQHYGVRTCEGCKGFFKRTVQKGSKYVCLAEKACPVDKRRRNRCQFCRFQKCLMVGMVKEVVRTDSLKGRRGRLPSKPKSPQESPPSPPVSLITALVRAHLDTTPDKASLDYSQYRQPRPGDPPMTEAEKIQQFYNLLTTSIDVIRNFADKIPGFTDLVREDQELLFQSASLELFVLRLAYRTHPDDTKLVFCNGVVLALEQCQRSFGDWLHSILDFCKALHFLEVDISAFACLCALTLVTERYGLKEPQRMEQLQMKIVSSLRDHVTYNAEAQRKSQYLSYLLGKIPELRSLSVQGLQRIFYLKLEDLVPAPPLIETMFVGSLPF